A genomic region of Pseudomonas frederiksbergensis contains the following coding sequences:
- the kdpA gene encoding potassium-transporting ATPase subunit KdpA: protein MTIQAWVLLGAFLLALGILAWPLGRWLTTVMEGRFAFGSRIESPLYRLAGVKPETQMGWVQYALALILFNALGFLAVYALQRLQGVLPFNPQGFAAVTPDSSFNTAVSFVTNTDWQAYSGESTMSYLTQMLALTVQNFLSAATGIVVAVALIRGFARHSADSIGNAWTDLTRVTLWVLLPLSLIFALFFVSQGAIQNLDPYKDVSTLEVMQYQDPVLNNAGQPTLDAQGNPVTKAASTDKQTIAMGPVASQEAIKMLGTNGGGFFNANSAHPYENPTALTNFLQLIAIFLIPTALCFVFGHVVGDIRQGWALLATMTIIFVIAVVAVTHYEQLGNPQFSALGIDTAAGNMEGKELRFGISASSLFAAVTTAASCGAVNAMHDSFTPLGGAVPLVLMQLGEVVFGGTGSGLYGMLVFAILAVFIAGLMIGRTPEYLGKKIEAFEMKMVAIAILVTPLLVLFGTAIAVMAEAGKLGIANPGAHGFSEILYAFTSAANNNGSAFAGLSANTPFYNTMLAIASWFGRFGVIVPVLAVAGSLAAKKRLAVTGGTMPTHGMLFVVLLIGTVLLVGLLNYVPALALGPVVEHLMMFK from the coding sequence GTGACTATTCAAGCCTGGGTTCTACTCGGAGCCTTTCTCCTGGCGCTGGGCATTCTGGCTTGGCCGCTGGGGCGTTGGCTGACCACAGTAATGGAGGGCCGATTTGCCTTCGGTTCACGCATCGAGTCGCCGCTATATCGCCTGGCGGGCGTCAAGCCTGAAACGCAGATGGGTTGGGTCCAGTACGCGCTCGCATTGATTCTGTTCAACGCGTTGGGGTTCCTGGCCGTTTATGCCTTGCAACGGTTGCAAGGCGTTCTGCCGTTCAACCCGCAGGGGTTTGCTGCCGTCACCCCCGACTCCTCGTTCAATACCGCCGTCAGCTTCGTCACCAATACCGACTGGCAAGCCTACAGCGGCGAATCAACGATGAGTTACCTGACCCAGATGCTCGCGTTGACGGTGCAGAACTTCCTGTCCGCCGCGACAGGCATCGTGGTGGCAGTTGCCCTGATCCGAGGGTTCGCACGCCACAGCGCGGACAGCATCGGCAACGCCTGGACTGACCTCACCCGCGTCACCTTGTGGGTGCTGTTGCCACTGTCACTGATATTCGCGCTGTTCTTCGTCAGTCAGGGGGCGATTCAGAACCTTGACCCGTACAAAGACGTCTCGACACTGGAGGTCATGCAGTACCAGGACCCCGTGCTCAATAACGCCGGCCAGCCGACCCTTGATGCCCAGGGCAATCCGGTGACCAAGGCCGCCAGCACCGACAAGCAGACCATCGCGATGGGACCGGTCGCCTCGCAAGAAGCGATCAAAATGCTCGGCACCAATGGCGGTGGTTTCTTCAACGCCAACTCGGCGCACCCCTACGAGAACCCGACCGCGCTCACAAACTTCCTTCAACTGATCGCGATCTTCCTGATCCCTACAGCGCTGTGTTTCGTCTTCGGTCACGTCGTTGGTGACATACGCCAAGGCTGGGCGCTGCTGGCGACGATGACGATCATCTTTGTGATCGCGGTGGTGGCCGTCACCCATTACGAACAACTCGGCAATCCGCAGTTTTCCGCGCTGGGCATCGATACGGCGGCGGGCAACATGGAAGGCAAGGAACTGCGCTTCGGCATTAGCGCATCCAGCCTGTTCGCGGCCGTGACGACGGCGGCTTCATGCGGCGCGGTCAACGCGATGCACGACTCGTTCACCCCACTGGGCGGCGCAGTACCGCTGGTGCTGATGCAACTCGGTGAAGTGGTGTTCGGTGGCACGGGTTCCGGCCTGTACGGCATGCTGGTGTTCGCCATCCTCGCGGTGTTTATCGCCGGCTTGATGATTGGCCGTACCCCCGAGTATTTGGGCAAGAAGATCGAAGCCTTCGAGATGAAGATGGTCGCCATTGCCATCCTCGTGACGCCGCTGCTGGTGCTGTTCGGGACCGCCATCGCGGTCATGGCCGAGGCCGGCAAGCTGGGAATCGCCAACCCTGGCGCCCATGGCTTCTCGGAAATCCTCTACGCCTTCACCTCGGCGGCCAACAACAACGGCAGCGCCTTCGCCGGTCTGTCGGCCAACACCCCGTTCTACAACACGATGCTGGCCATCGCCAGTTGGTTTGGCCGGTTCGGCGTGATCGTACCGGTGCTCGCAGTCGCTGGCAGCCTGGCCGCCAAGAAACGTCTGGCGGTCACCGGCGGCACCATGCCCACCCACGGGATGCTGTTCGTTGTACTGCTGATTGGCACGGTGTTGCTGGTCGGCTTGCTGAACTATGTACCGGCGCTCGCGCTGGGCCCCGTCGTCGAACACCTCATGATGTTCAAGTGA
- a CDS encoding potassium-transporting ATPase subunit F, with protein MTGFYLFGGLIAAGLLLYLGAALLFPEDFL; from the coding sequence ATGACTGGCTTCTATCTTTTCGGCGGGCTAATCGCAGCCGGCTTGCTGCTGTATTTGGGCGCCGCGCTGTTGTTTCCGGAGGACTTCCTGTGA
- a CDS encoding TetR family transcriptional regulator, giving the protein MTNRQTARISSRKQPQQARSTDLVAAILQAAIQVLTEHGATRFTTARVAEKAGVSIGSLYQYFPNKAAILFRLQSDEWLHTTQMLRRILENLEEPPLDRLRTLVQAFIRSECEEAQMRGALNDAAPLYRDAPQAHEVRAAGRQIFATFMLELLPEVSEPTRTAACDLILITLSSVGKDFSGSPRSEMEMTVCADGLADMFRAYVVTLNQPQATRPSTPEKAVDTRPPVVPD; this is encoded by the coding sequence ATGACAAACCGTCAGACCGCCCGTATTTCCTCACGCAAACAGCCGCAGCAGGCACGCTCCACTGATCTGGTCGCGGCGATTCTGCAGGCTGCTATTCAGGTTTTGACCGAGCACGGTGCCACCCGTTTTACCACCGCACGGGTCGCGGAAAAGGCTGGCGTGAGTATCGGCTCGCTGTACCAGTACTTCCCCAACAAGGCCGCGATCCTGTTCCGGTTGCAGAGTGATGAGTGGCTGCACACCACGCAGATGCTGCGGCGGATTCTGGAAAACCTCGAAGAGCCGCCACTGGATCGCCTGCGCACATTGGTACAGGCGTTTATACGTTCGGAGTGCGAGGAAGCACAGATGCGCGGTGCGCTGAACGACGCGGCGCCGCTCTATCGCGATGCGCCCCAAGCCCACGAAGTGCGCGCGGCAGGACGGCAGATCTTCGCCACCTTCATGCTCGAACTGCTGCCCGAGGTCAGCGAGCCAACCCGCACAGCGGCATGCGATCTGATCCTGATCACGCTCAGTTCGGTGGGAAAGGATTTTTCCGGCAGCCCGCGTAGCGAGATGGAAATGACTGTTTGCGCCGATGGGCTGGCGGATATGTTTCGTGCTTACGTTGTGACGCTCAATCAGCCCCAAGCTACCCGGCCATCGACGCCAGAAAAGGCTGTCGATACGCGGCCACCAGTTGTTCCAGATTGA
- a CDS encoding O-methyltransferase — protein MTTLTTEPLASLIERLYTQASTATSPVLSTVSGEERERLMHSKTDYLKLYGLLKDLWLPVSRDTGKLLYMLARNTKAKTIVEFGTSFGLSTLHLAAALRDNGGGVLIGSEFEPSKIALARNHFVEGGVSDLVGIREGDALVTLATDLPESVDLLLLDGAKALYGDVLNLVEKHLKPGALVVADNTDYCPEYLAYVRAPENGYLSVPFADDIELSMRLG, from the coding sequence ATGACAACCTTGACCACTGAGCCATTGGCGAGCCTGATCGAGCGCCTCTACACCCAAGCCAGCACCGCCACCAGTCCGGTGCTGAGCACGGTGTCCGGCGAAGAGCGTGAACGCCTGATGCACAGCAAGACCGACTACCTGAAACTCTACGGACTGCTCAAGGACCTGTGGCTGCCGGTCTCCCGTGACACCGGCAAGCTGCTGTACATGCTGGCGCGCAACACAAAGGCGAAGACAATCGTCGAGTTTGGTACTTCATTCGGCCTGTCCACCTTGCACTTGGCGGCGGCGCTGCGCGACAACGGCGGCGGAGTGCTGATCGGCAGCGAATTCGAACCGTCGAAGATCGCGCTGGCGCGCAATCACTTCGTTGAAGGCGGCGTCAGCGACCTGGTGGGGATTCGTGAAGGCGATGCGCTCGTCACCCTTGCAACCGACCTCCCGGAATCTGTCGATCTGCTCCTGCTCGATGGTGCCAAGGCATTGTATGGTGACGTATTGAACCTGGTCGAAAAACACCTGAAACCGGGAGCGCTGGTGGTAGCGGACAACACGGATTACTGCCCCGAGTATCTTGCCTACGTGCGCGCGCCGGAGAACGGTTACCTGTCTGTGCCTTTTGCCGACGATATTGAGTTGTCAATGCGCCTGGGCTGA
- the ggt gene encoding gamma-glutamyltransferase, with amino-acid sequence MTFEPLAKSLIATALAIGCACAQAASQAPVAAENGMVVTAQRLATHVGVDVLKDGGNAVDAAVAVGYALAVVYPAAGNIGGGGFMTIQLADGRKTFLDFREKAPLAATANMYLDKDGNVVPDLSSKGHLAVGVPGTVSGMELALTKYGTMKRADVIAPAIKYAEDGFVLEQGDVDLLDTATDQFKKDMHDSGAIFLSNGEPLQVGQKLVQKDLAKTLREISSKGTDGFYKGWVAQAIVDSSKAGKGLITQADLDKYKTRELAPIECDYRGYHVVSAPPPSSGGVIICEIMNILEGYPMPSLGFHSAQGLHYQIEAMRHAYVDRNSYLGDPDFVKNPIAHLLDKGYAAKLRAAIDPQKAGISHDIKPGVAPHEGNNTTHYSIVDKWGNAVSVTYTLNDWFGAGVMASKTGIMLNDEMDDFTSKVGVPNMYGLVQGEANAIAPGKAPLSSMSPTIVTKDGKTVMVVGTPGGSRIITATLLTILNVIDYGMNIQEAVDAPRFHQQWLPEETNLEAFAVSPDTRKILESWGQKFTGPQSANHLAAILVGAPALGAKPVGKNRFYGANDPRRNTGLSLGY; translated from the coding sequence ATGACATTCGAGCCCCTTGCCAAATCGCTGATAGCGACTGCACTCGCTATTGGTTGCGCCTGCGCACAAGCCGCTTCGCAAGCCCCGGTCGCCGCCGAAAATGGCATGGTGGTTACCGCCCAGCGTCTGGCCACCCACGTTGGCGTCGACGTTCTCAAGGACGGCGGCAACGCAGTCGATGCAGCGGTTGCGGTCGGCTATGCGCTGGCGGTGGTCTACCCCGCGGCAGGCAACATCGGTGGCGGCGGTTTCATGACTATCCAACTGGCCGATGGCCGCAAGACTTTCCTCGACTTCCGCGAGAAGGCGCCCCTGGCGGCCACCGCGAACATGTACCTCGACAAGGATGGCAATGTCGTCCCGGACCTGAGCTCCAAGGGACACCTGGCCGTCGGCGTGCCGGGAACGGTGTCGGGGATGGAGCTGGCGCTGACAAAATACGGCACGATGAAGCGTGCCGATGTCATCGCCCCGGCCATCAAGTACGCCGAGGACGGCTTCGTGCTTGAGCAGGGCGACGTCGATCTGCTTGATACTGCCACTGACCAATTCAAGAAAGACATGCACGACTCGGGCGCAATCTTCCTGAGCAATGGCGAGCCGCTTCAGGTGGGTCAGAAGCTGGTGCAAAAGGACCTGGCCAAGACGCTGCGGGAAATTTCCAGTAAAGGTACTGACGGCTTCTACAAGGGCTGGGTTGCCCAGGCCATCGTCGACTCAAGCAAGGCCGGCAAGGGGCTCATCACACAAGCCGACCTCGACAAATACAAGACCCGCGAGCTCGCGCCGATCGAGTGTGACTACCGCGGTTATCACGTTGTCTCTGCGCCACCGCCAAGCTCGGGTGGGGTGATTATTTGCGAGATCATGAACATCCTCGAAGGCTACCCGATGCCAAGCCTGGGCTTTCACTCGGCACAGGGGCTGCACTATCAGATCGAGGCGATGCGTCACGCCTATGTCGACCGCAACAGCTATCTGGGCGACCCCGACTTCGTCAAGAACCCGATAGCGCATCTGCTGGACAAAGGCTATGCGGCGAAGCTGCGTGCTGCCATCGACCCGCAAAAAGCCGGTATTTCCCACGATATCAAACCCGGGGTAGCGCCGCACGAGGGCAACAACACCACGCACTACTCGATTGTCGACAAGTGGGGTAATGCGGTCTCGGTGACTTACACCCTCAACGATTGGTTTGGTGCAGGGGTCATGGCCAGCAAGACCGGCATCATGCTCAACGACGAAATGGACGACTTCACCTCCAAGGTGGGTGTGCCCAATATGTACGGTCTGGTGCAGGGTGAAGCGAACGCGATCGCCCCAGGCAAAGCACCACTGTCTTCAATGAGCCCGACCATCGTCACCAAAGACGGCAAAACAGTGATGGTCGTTGGCACGCCGGGAGGCAGCCGGATTATCACCGCGACCTTGCTGACCATCCTCAATGTGATCGACTACGGCATGAATATTCAGGAAGCGGTCGATGCGCCGCGATTCCATCAACAGTGGTTGCCTGAAGAGACCAATCTCGAAGCGTTCGCCGTGAGTCCGGACACCCGGAAAATCCTCGAAAGCTGGGGGCAGAAGTTCACCGGCCCGCAGAGCGCCAACCATCTTGCGGCGATTTTGGTCGGCGCGCCTGCACTTGGCGCAAAACCGGTCGGCAAGAACCGCTTCTACGGCGCGAACGATCCACGGCGTAACACTGGACTTTCGCTGGGCTATTGA
- a CDS encoding sensor domain-containing diguanylate cyclase: MKRDLRLATLLTSLVCVSVVLLTAWQIWTNRQNTLSDIETGTLNLANALNTYTEGAFKQSEVVLLGLTDRIEKDGIGPEQLERLGVLVAQEMDALAQLNSVVLYDARGDWIFSTNKPTALHSNNADRDFFKHHRDNPDRGVFIGPAILSRATGAWVISVSRRIDHPDGSFAGVIAATLSLEHFLKLYRTIQVGQFGAISLTSSEGRLLVRYPFQEQDIGRDLSPAPIFSEYLRKMSSGTVDFASKVDGIHRIYAFTRSNQYPLVTTVAVGQDEAMQAWWSQAKQSVAVVIVLLGLLVALGRRLIAHISHRIRAETALRTTQTTLIELNHTLEILAREDKLTGLANRRHFDQSLDSEFKRAKRLRRPLSLILIDVDFFKRYNDHYGHLAGDECLRIISQSIKQCVRRPGDMTARYGGEEIAVVMPNTDESGARSVAEAIILGIAHAQLEHLSSPFGTVTASLGLVTFTAYDSKHDEKALIDQADRALYLAKSQGRNRLSVAAAEVQGESA; encoded by the coding sequence TTGAAACGCGATCTTCGACTTGCCACTTTGCTGACCTCCCTGGTGTGTGTATCCGTGGTGCTGCTGACTGCCTGGCAGATTTGGACAAACCGACAGAACACCTTGAGTGATATCGAAACCGGCACACTGAATCTGGCCAATGCACTCAACACTTACACCGAGGGTGCCTTCAAACAAAGTGAAGTGGTACTGCTGGGGCTGACAGACAGGATCGAGAAAGACGGGATCGGCCCGGAGCAGCTCGAACGACTGGGAGTACTGGTCGCTCAGGAGATGGATGCGCTGGCGCAATTGAACAGCGTGGTGCTGTATGACGCCCGGGGGGACTGGATATTCTCGACCAACAAGCCTACTGCACTCCACAGCAACAACGCTGATCGAGATTTCTTCAAGCATCACCGCGACAATCCAGACCGCGGGGTCTTCATCGGTCCGGCGATTCTCAGTCGTGCGACTGGCGCTTGGGTGATTTCGGTCAGTCGGCGTATCGATCATCCGGACGGAAGTTTTGCCGGGGTGATAGCCGCCACCTTGAGTCTCGAACACTTCCTCAAACTGTATCGAACCATTCAAGTGGGGCAGTTCGGTGCGATTAGCCTGACCTCATCCGAAGGACGTCTGCTGGTGAGGTACCCATTCCAGGAGCAGGACATCGGCCGTGATCTGTCTCCGGCCCCCATATTTTCCGAGTACCTGCGCAAGATGTCGTCAGGCACCGTGGACTTTGCTTCAAAAGTCGATGGCATACACCGAATCTACGCGTTCACCAGAAGTAATCAATATCCCCTCGTAACGACGGTAGCGGTGGGCCAGGACGAGGCCATGCAAGCGTGGTGGAGCCAGGCAAAGCAATCTGTCGCCGTGGTGATAGTGTTGCTGGGACTGTTGGTTGCGCTGGGGCGCAGATTGATTGCCCACATCAGTCATCGTATTCGGGCTGAGACAGCACTGCGAACCACCCAGACCACGCTGATCGAGCTTAACCATACGCTGGAGATTCTTGCCCGCGAGGACAAGCTGACCGGTCTCGCCAACCGCCGGCATTTCGATCAGTCTCTGGATAGCGAGTTCAAACGTGCCAAGCGGCTTCGCCGCCCTCTGTCACTGATCCTGATCGATGTGGATTTTTTCAAGCGGTACAACGATCACTATGGGCATCTCGCCGGAGATGAATGCCTGCGGATAATCAGTCAGTCGATCAAGCAGTGCGTGCGCCGTCCAGGTGACATGACCGCCCGCTACGGCGGTGAAGAAATCGCCGTCGTGATGCCCAATACAGACGAATCGGGAGCCCGCTCGGTTGCCGAGGCGATTATCCTCGGCATTGCGCACGCGCAACTTGAACACCTGTCGAGTCCTTTCGGTACCGTGACTGCCAGCCTGGGACTGGTGACTTTTACCGCCTACGATAGCAAGCATGATGAAAAGGCCTTGATCGATCAGGCAGACCGTGCGCTTTACCTGGCGAAGTCACAGGGTAGAAATCGCCTGAGTGTCGCCGCCGCTGAAGTGCAAGGTGAATCTGCGTAA
- a CDS encoding SDR family oxidoreductase, which produces MHSTFVTGATGLLGNNLVRELVAAGYEVKALVRSRAKGEQQFKNLPGVRLVVGDLADVDAFAASLQGCDTVFHTAAFFRDNYKGGSHWEALERINVEGTRRLLEHAYDAGVRRFIHTSSIAVLDGAPGTSIDETCLRNEANADDYYRSKILADRVVLSFLKDHPDLHACMVLPGWMWGPADIGPTSSGQLLNDVVRNKLPGLVPGSFSVVDARDVALAQIAAAKHGRRGERYLAAGRHMTMGELVPLLGRIAGVKTPLRQLPLTLLYALAFAQEIYARLTGKPILLSMATVRLMVKEAGRTHFNPHKSEQELGLRFRPVEQTLADTLAWYRDHGWLQKC; this is translated from the coding sequence ATGCACAGCACATTCGTTACGGGTGCAACCGGCCTGTTGGGTAACAACCTCGTGCGTGAACTGGTCGCTGCCGGCTACGAGGTCAAAGCCCTGGTCCGTTCCAGAGCCAAAGGTGAACAACAGTTCAAAAACCTGCCGGGCGTGAGACTGGTCGTTGGCGACTTGGCCGATGTCGATGCCTTCGCAGCGTCGCTGCAAGGCTGCGATACGGTATTTCACACGGCGGCGTTCTTTCGCGACAACTACAAGGGCGGCAGTCACTGGGAGGCACTCGAAAGGATCAACGTGGAGGGCACGCGACGCCTGCTTGAGCACGCTTACGACGCCGGTGTCCGACGTTTCATCCATACGTCTTCGATTGCCGTGCTCGACGGCGCTCCCGGCACATCAATCGATGAGACGTGCCTGCGAAACGAAGCCAATGCGGATGACTACTATCGCAGCAAGATCCTCGCTGACCGTGTCGTGTTGTCGTTCCTCAAAGACCATCCCGACCTGCATGCCTGCATGGTGCTGCCTGGCTGGATGTGGGGCCCTGCCGATATCGGCCCGACGTCCTCGGGACAGTTACTCAACGATGTCGTGCGCAATAAGCTGCCCGGCCTGGTTCCCGGTAGTTTCTCTGTCGTCGATGCCCGCGATGTGGCATTGGCGCAGATAGCCGCAGCAAAGCACGGGCGACGTGGCGAACGCTACCTGGCAGCGGGCCGGCATATGACGATGGGTGAGTTGGTGCCCTTGCTGGGCAGGATCGCGGGCGTCAAGACGCCGCTACGGCAATTGCCGCTGACGCTGCTGTACGCCTTGGCTTTCGCGCAAGAGATCTACGCGCGCCTGACCGGCAAGCCGATTCTGCTGAGCATGGCGACAGTGCGCTTGATGGTGAAGGAAGCCGGGCGCACGCATTTCAACCCGCACAAGAGCGAACAAGAATTGGGGCTGCGGTTTCGCCCCGTCGAGCAGACCCTGGCCGATACGCTGGCCTGGTACCGCGATCATGGCTGGCTGCAAAAGTGCTAG
- a CDS encoding LysR family transcriptional regulator, whose protein sequence is MNSEANWDDLRLLLAVSRRGSFLQAGQLLGIAASTVSRRITQLEGSLGEPLVERGVEGCWLTSRGQSLVEVALAAEEGLRRQTVVGASRLQTELCGSVLVSVGEGFSSCVLEASHRFTSTHPRCSVELLVTADFHKIVRGVADIAIRTAHLGEPSLIYRSMGTLAYGVFADAAYLKRFPVVSPATAVNIALLPPLDMLPQMRASRAAGLEHAQIRVNSFAAQIEAARRGMGVAVLPRILAKDLIAVFPDIQLPDMEVYLVTRPQALKQAHIRSFFVILEQVLREALCAVPVEE, encoded by the coding sequence ATGAATTCAGAAGCAAATTGGGATGATCTCCGTCTGCTGTTGGCAGTTTCGCGACGTGGCAGCTTTCTTCAGGCTGGCCAATTGCTGGGTATCGCTGCGTCTACGGTGTCCCGACGGATCACTCAGCTTGAGGGCTCGCTCGGCGAGCCACTTGTCGAGCGGGGCGTTGAAGGATGCTGGCTGACATCGCGGGGCCAATCCCTTGTTGAAGTTGCCCTGGCCGCGGAGGAGGGCTTGAGGCGTCAAACCGTCGTCGGTGCGTCCCGACTACAAACAGAGCTTTGCGGCAGTGTCCTGGTCAGCGTCGGGGAAGGATTTTCGTCTTGCGTGCTTGAGGCTTCACATCGTTTTACGTCGACTCATCCGCGTTGCTCGGTAGAGTTGCTGGTCACCGCCGACTTTCACAAGATCGTCCGCGGCGTGGCGGATATCGCTATTCGCACAGCACATTTGGGCGAGCCGTCGCTGATTTATCGATCAATGGGCACGCTCGCTTACGGTGTCTTCGCCGATGCCGCCTATCTGAAGCGGTTTCCAGTAGTGTCTCCGGCCACCGCAGTCAATATTGCCTTGCTCCCTCCGCTGGACATGTTGCCGCAAATGCGCGCGTCAAGGGCTGCGGGTCTGGAGCATGCGCAGATCAGAGTGAATTCGTTCGCGGCACAGATCGAAGCCGCCAGGCGAGGGATGGGCGTTGCAGTGCTGCCGCGTATACTGGCAAAGGACCTGATAGCCGTGTTTCCAGATATCCAACTGCCGGATATGGAAGTCTATCTGGTGACTCGGCCTCAAGCATTGAAACAGGCCCACATCAGAAGTTTTTTTGTCATTCTGGAGCAGGTGCTACGTGAAGCCCTTTGTGCAGTACCGGTCGAAGAATGA